One part of the Halobacteriovorax vibrionivorans genome encodes these proteins:
- a CDS encoding transporter family protein, which produces MTFCKTFKNITLLSMSMLMLTTLVSCGSDTSNDEKQKLARQLKAQANESSVITVSRFSVEGVSEDKANVKSRIAYHKTFHVKACLSSKIGKSLQYRKFFVTGDNFQTIEREADESSCIRWDEPVEMDYSLPNTYLPMSRKIILSSSANISYDLKLAVNQYANSMIHGNNYHLSQGLNKDRLSNDEIINVKNIKITPKGYGLVDPRNDNLIIDKKVVVSACLNLKTNGSSLSNEFIKAKLVNLEKQENGEENAVTQMYDLTDGQLDESGCAEVKFYLEHERYTNTRRIPFNLEIEVQNKTLKNAKVTRGLCLYPWSNSGWIFAEVSRSGKCEEDNNNQRARLFVDQVSYSFLGHDNNNGFHLNNNLDLVVEKSFIVKMYPKVHYGNYAHHMNPIEPFYQGKLKLEVYFLAPLQGDIDLTNENKHKFKLISVASREVEVENNLLKARIDMPIKFVDMPYVHTRTFAAVKLSPILREGDDPRTAPRPAWAAGTFHASSKTFNSVLHTQLQVTDKFSEADYQNNKIKESMNEMIQLENYLESMSKNIQGVTKADIIKAKLAPRYTKSAEKLFTEELDKHDLFDKTINLTDRALNDKLIAENKLSQAEINGIYEDNYNANTLKKLCGAFFDQKKTGIFWKTYLDYNMKKCIERPWDFMMITPVSHVQEVISKPKVSHSNTIRISKSTGTGDYFTESNRVGWSHGYKTGVGAKLDFKLPFGDKSPVGGGVGVSASYDWSTSWSLDRSNGNNNRTDNSQGIDLYAESITLNFEAITKQCFMVEGTSKWKAVWVDNHLPSNYGLGGSLKYVAENNPMRYKVCKGVSGKERLEETWYFTGEGFQFNSILRDRLGMTENMYTMMFRGRKTLYKFMDFLSKASTSMFNIKERKNQSPDVYMLDVYKSYKEAFDSDHDLIDDQAIPGTVEKFDPIKNGGDHNFSEDSCELPKDNYNHASIDFC; this is translated from the coding sequence ATGACATTTTGTAAGACATTTAAAAACATTACTCTCTTAAGCATGTCTATGCTTATGCTAACAACTCTTGTTAGCTGTGGTAGTGATACGTCTAACGATGAAAAACAAAAGCTTGCAAGACAGCTTAAGGCACAAGCAAATGAAAGTTCAGTAATTACTGTTTCACGCTTTAGTGTTGAAGGTGTGTCTGAAGATAAAGCAAACGTTAAATCACGTATTGCTTATCACAAGACATTTCACGTTAAGGCCTGCCTATCATCAAAGATTGGAAAGAGTCTTCAATATCGTAAATTCTTTGTAACTGGAGACAACTTCCAAACAATTGAAAGAGAAGCAGATGAGTCAAGCTGTATCCGTTGGGATGAGCCAGTTGAAATGGACTACTCTCTACCAAATACATACTTACCAATGAGTCGTAAGATTATACTTTCTTCAAGTGCAAATATTTCTTACGACCTTAAGCTTGCTGTTAACCAGTATGCTAACAGTATGATTCACGGTAACAACTATCACCTATCACAAGGTCTTAATAAGGATCGTTTATCAAACGACGAAATTATTAATGTAAAAAACATTAAGATCACACCTAAAGGTTACGGACTAGTTGACCCAAGAAATGATAACTTAATCATTGATAAGAAGGTTGTTGTATCTGCTTGTTTAAACTTAAAAACAAATGGTTCATCACTTTCAAATGAGTTTATCAAGGCCAAGCTTGTTAATCTTGAAAAACAAGAAAATGGTGAAGAAAATGCTGTTACACAAATGTATGACCTAACAGATGGGCAACTTGATGAATCAGGATGTGCTGAAGTTAAGTTCTACTTAGAACACGAAAGATATACGAATACGAGACGTATTCCATTTAATCTTGAAATCGAAGTACAAAACAAAACTCTTAAGAACGCAAAAGTTACAAGAGGGCTTTGTCTATATCCATGGTCAAACAGTGGATGGATCTTTGCAGAAGTTTCAAGATCAGGAAAATGTGAAGAAGATAACAATAACCAAAGAGCTCGTTTATTTGTTGACCAAGTAAGCTACAGCTTCTTAGGACACGATAACAATAATGGTTTTCACCTTAATAACAACCTTGATCTTGTTGTTGAGAAGTCATTTATCGTAAAAATGTACCCAAAGGTACACTACGGTAACTACGCTCACCACATGAACCCAATTGAGCCGTTCTATCAAGGTAAGCTGAAGCTAGAAGTATACTTCTTAGCACCACTACAAGGTGATATCGACCTTACAAATGAGAATAAGCATAAGTTTAAACTTATCTCAGTAGCGTCACGTGAAGTAGAAGTAGAAAATAACTTACTAAAAGCAAGAATTGATATGCCAATTAAGTTTGTAGACATGCCATATGTACATACGAGAACTTTTGCGGCCGTTAAGCTTTCACCAATTTTACGTGAAGGTGATGATCCAAGGACTGCACCTCGTCCAGCATGGGCAGCAGGTACATTCCACGCTTCATCAAAAACTTTTAACTCTGTACTTCATACGCAACTACAAGTTACAGATAAGTTTTCTGAAGCGGATTATCAGAACAACAAGATTAAAGAAAGTATGAACGAAATGATTCAACTTGAAAACTACCTTGAGTCGATGTCTAAGAACATCCAAGGCGTGACTAAAGCAGATATCATTAAAGCAAAACTTGCTCCACGTTATACAAAGAGTGCTGAAAAGCTTTTTACTGAAGAGCTAGATAAGCACGACCTTTTTGATAAGACGATCAACTTAACTGATAGAGCATTAAACGATAAGCTAATTGCTGAAAACAAACTTTCACAAGCTGAGATTAATGGGATCTATGAAGATAACTACAATGCAAACACTTTGAAAAAACTTTGTGGTGCATTCTTTGATCAGAAAAAGACAGGAATCTTTTGGAAGACGTACCTGGACTACAATATGAAAAAGTGTATTGAGAGGCCATGGGACTTTATGATGATTACACCTGTATCACACGTACAAGAAGTAATCTCTAAACCAAAAGTAAGTCACTCGAATACAATTCGTATCTCGAAGTCGACTGGAACTGGAGACTACTTTACAGAAAGTAATAGAGTTGGATGGTCACATGGTTATAAAACTGGTGTAGGTGCAAAACTTGACTTTAAACTTCCATTTGGTGACAAATCACCTGTTGGCGGAGGAGTTGGAGTATCAGCATCATATGACTGGTCAACATCATGGTCACTTGATCGCTCAAACGGAAATAACAACAGAACTGACAACAGCCAAGGAATCGACCTATATGCTGAGTCAATTACACTTAACTTTGAAGCAATCACTAAGCAGTGTTTCATGGTAGAAGGGACGTCAAAATGGAAGGCCGTTTGGGTTGATAACCACCTACCATCTAACTATGGACTAGGCGGAAGTCTTAAGTACGTAGCAGAAAATAACCCAATGAGGTATAAAGTATGTAAAGGCGTATCAGGTAAAGAAAGACTTGAAGAGACTTGGTACTTCACAGGAGAAGGTTTCCAATTCAACTCAATTCTTCGTGACCGTCTTGGTATGACTGAAAATATGTACACGATGATGTTTAGAGGACGTAAAACACTTTACAAGTTTATGGACTTCTTAAGTAAAGCTTCAACGAGCATGTTTAACATCAAGGAAAGAAAGAACCAATCACCTGATGTATATATGCTAGATGTATATAAGTCATATAAAGAAGCATTTGATAGTGATCACGATTTAATTGATGATCAAGCGATACCTGGAACGGTTGAAAAGTTTGATCCAATTAAAAACGGTGGTGACCATAACTTCTCAGAAGATAGTTGTGAATTACCAAAAGACAATTACAACCATGCTTCAATTGACTTTTGTTAA
- a CDS encoding YiiX/YebB-like N1pC/P60 family cysteine hydrolase: MKKRLLTCGLCLLSLTIPIGCQQKSYRTPSSLKNSNFDSLIHEMHESVSKGVKSPKECAQKTQYYYGKLFEIESDDIDFSEFSKYQMQDFTMASFSIRLDLKEKLKALNSNDELTQEELACLKGVKTIFRALRYLEDYFIESYYASRQKGSKPIDFNTLDYSNNKIKDLPVHFMVNPDYSFEGVEDLKSGDIILSRGNAYSSAAIARIGDDDHQFSHLTLVYRDEKTNKLYTSEAHIEVGNVVAPFQVHLDQKNSRTVVFRHKDEKLAHLAGKIMHERFSKYSKEKKKNVPYDFTMDYHDDSEVFCSEVIYHGYKKASEQLSSKSMDIPEYKTTFNPALLSFLQDFGLKVTSENISSFKTFGPGEIQFDSRFDLVAEWRNPNKLKDTRYKDAVLTKIFEWMENKNYAFDPGLGTKLGNDFAWLARRSIVTRGLIKFVAGVDLEEKFPLNLGSKQIDLFVVLDEVGEQLYKKIEIAEKEKGKILSFKEMFEVLENYRAQDEKVYGQYLKDKKFNQKQMHGGSRRNGVRRRRKLTRPDFHHLFHSS; the protein is encoded by the coding sequence ATGAAAAAACGGTTACTTACATGTGGACTTTGCCTACTTTCACTTACTATTCCAATTGGATGTCAGCAGAAATCTTACCGTACCCCTAGCTCCCTTAAAAACTCGAACTTCGATTCGCTAATCCATGAGATGCATGAATCTGTTTCAAAAGGTGTAAAGTCGCCTAAAGAATGCGCTCAAAAGACTCAATATTATTATGGAAAACTCTTTGAAATAGAATCCGATGATATCGACTTTTCTGAATTCTCTAAGTATCAGATGCAGGATTTTACAATGGCATCTTTTAGTATACGTCTTGATCTGAAAGAAAAACTAAAGGCGCTAAATAGTAACGACGAATTAACACAAGAAGAGCTTGCGTGTTTAAAAGGTGTAAAAACAATTTTTAGGGCCCTTCGCTATCTCGAAGACTATTTTATCGAATCTTACTATGCTTCAAGACAGAAGGGTTCAAAACCAATCGACTTTAATACACTTGATTATTCAAATAACAAAATAAAAGATCTTCCTGTTCACTTTATGGTAAATCCAGATTACTCATTTGAAGGTGTTGAAGATCTAAAATCTGGAGACATTATCTTATCCAGAGGTAATGCGTACTCTAGTGCTGCCATTGCAAGAATTGGTGATGATGATCATCAGTTCTCTCACTTAACTTTAGTGTATCGTGATGAGAAAACAAATAAGCTCTACACATCAGAGGCCCATATTGAAGTTGGAAATGTGGTTGCCCCATTTCAAGTTCATCTTGATCAGAAAAATTCTCGAACAGTTGTCTTTAGACACAAGGACGAAAAGCTTGCTCACCTAGCAGGAAAAATAATGCATGAGCGCTTCTCTAAATATTCAAAAGAGAAAAAGAAAAATGTACCTTATGATTTTACAATGGATTATCACGACGACTCAGAAGTCTTTTGTTCTGAAGTAATTTATCATGGCTACAAGAAAGCCTCAGAGCAACTATCTAGTAAATCAATGGATATACCTGAATATAAAACAACATTTAATCCAGCTCTTCTAAGCTTCCTTCAAGACTTTGGTCTAAAGGTGACAAGTGAAAATATCTCTAGCTTTAAAACATTTGGGCCAGGAGAGATACAATTTGATTCGCGTTTTGACTTAGTTGCAGAATGGAGAAACCCAAATAAATTAAAAGATACACGTTATAAAGATGCAGTACTAACAAAGATATTTGAGTGGATGGAAAATAAGAATTATGCCTTTGATCCTGGCCTAGGTACAAAACTTGGAAATGATTTTGCTTGGCTTGCAAGACGCTCAATTGTTACAAGAGGATTAATTAAATTTGTAGCTGGTGTTGATCTTGAAGAAAAATTTCCCCTAAACTTAGGTTCCAAACAAATTGATCTTTTTGTTGTCTTAGATGAAGTTGGAGAACAACTATATAAGAAAATAGAAATTGCAGAAAAAGAGAAAGGAAAGATCTTATCATTTAAAGAAATGTTTGAAGTTCTTGAAAATTACCGAGCACAAGATGAAAAGGTATACGGCCAATACTTAAAAGATAAGAAATTTAATCAAAAGCAAATGCATGGTGGTAGTCGCAGAAATGGTGTTAGAAGGCGTAGAAAACTTACACGCCCAGACTTTCATCACCTCTTTCACAGTTCATAA
- a CDS encoding DUF3050 domain-containing protein — MKKENLTLIHAAHNKLCNHPLYSNIESIEDVKILMRWHVFAVWDFMSLLKGLQREVTCVETPWIPSKYDKECVRFINEIVLGEESDEDLNGGHIDHFTMYLNAMNEVGSETSDIKKFLETFSFDGIPMPVAKFSAFNLNLCTNTQNPHLMASAFFWGRENLIPDLFTPFVKVLEEKKIHAPYFKHYLERHIELDGDEHGELAGKLLAQLCDSEDKQRQATQIALDSLDLRYKLWDYVLEEILASRESLEHIN; from the coding sequence ATGAAAAAAGAAAATCTCACACTCATTCATGCGGCCCATAATAAGCTTTGTAATCACCCACTTTATTCAAATATTGAAAGTATTGAAGATGTAAAAATTCTCATGCGATGGCATGTCTTTGCTGTATGGGACTTCATGTCTCTACTTAAAGGTCTTCAAAGAGAAGTTACATGTGTTGAAACACCTTGGATTCCATCTAAGTACGATAAAGAATGTGTTCGATTTATTAATGAAATTGTTCTTGGTGAAGAAAGTGACGAAGACTTAAATGGTGGCCATATTGATCATTTTACAATGTATCTAAATGCCATGAATGAAGTTGGAAGCGAAACAAGTGATATTAAAAAATTCTTAGAAACATTTTCATTTGATGGCATTCCTATGCCTGTAGCAAAGTTTAGTGCATTTAATCTAAACCTATGCACTAATACTCAAAACCCTCACCTAATGGCATCGGCCTTCTTCTGGGGACGTGAGAATCTTATTCCTGACCTCTTTACACCTTTTGTAAAAGTTCTTGAAGAAAAGAAAATACATGCACCGTACTTTAAACACTATCTTGAGCGTCATATCGAATTAGATGGAGATGAGCATGGAGAGCTTGCAGGCAAATTACTTGCTCAACTTTGTGACAGTGAAGATAAACAGAGACAAGCAACTCAAATTGCTCTTGATTCTCTCGATTTAAGATACAAACTTTGGGACTATGTCCTTGAAGAAATTCTTGCTAGTCGTGAAAGCTTAGAGCATATCAACTAG
- a CDS encoding TetR/AcrR family transcriptional regulator has product MTIMTDSTNLQTNDEGDNKPLRTVKPKKNEEVHFRILNAVTKLEVAKGHLNWKIAEVAKEADVTRSLIYYYLGKEKDVILKEAVKYMISTVFNLTQEHSVGIRERIKIVRDQIIQMPYLLALYMINKGAGNDLSDIIAEAEVELFEILSKKHPNLDHREHLRIYFMQLGICLYRDVDDDTLDYLFSQYDRK; this is encoded by the coding sequence ATGACAATTATGACAGATTCAACAAACTTACAAACAAATGATGAAGGCGATAACAAGCCTCTAAGAACAGTAAAACCTAAAAAGAATGAGGAAGTGCACTTTCGTATCCTCAACGCTGTAACTAAGTTAGAAGTGGCCAAAGGGCACCTTAATTGGAAGATCGCTGAAGTTGCTAAAGAGGCAGACGTTACACGTTCTCTTATTTACTATTACTTAGGTAAGGAAAAGGATGTTATTTTAAAAGAGGCCGTGAAGTACATGATTAGTACGGTCTTCAATCTTACTCAAGAACATTCTGTAGGTATTAGAGAAAGGATTAAGATTGTAAGAGATCAAATAATCCAAATGCCTTATTTACTTGCTCTTTATATGATTAACAAAGGTGCAGGTAATGATCTTTCAGATATTATTGCTGAAGCAGAAGTAGAGCTCTTTGAGATTCTAAGCAAGAAGCATCCAAACCTCGATCACCGCGAGCATTTAAGAATTTATTTTATGCAGCTAGGGATTTGTCTGTATCGCGATGTCGATGATGACACTCTTGATTATCTTTTTTCACAATACGATAGAAAATAA